In a single window of the Dryobates pubescens isolate bDryPub1 chromosome Z, bDryPub1.pri, whole genome shotgun sequence genome:
- the TMEM174 gene encoding transmembrane protein 174, with protein sequence MEQNNNVEDFSLNVFSVTPYQPSRSDVLVSDGDKAGTTLLFSGVFLGLVGITFTVMGWIKYDGITHLEWTQLLGPILLSVGVTFILIAVCKFNMLTCKPCKEREENISELDQTASGQSFVFTGINQPITFHGATVVQYIPPPYPAQEGIAVNPGYLHPVLSCCSAVSSSISTIPTPGSAHFCPAYPLDNPAFTGDENYTTYPAENTRNQRSDNSPDEPEELLEDYSCNDLSPPPYEEIYPLSS encoded by the exons ATGGAGCAGAACAACAATGTAGAAGATTTCTCCTTGAATGTCTTTTCTGTCACTCCTTATCAGCCAAGCAGATCTGATGTCCTGGTGTCAGATGGGGACAAAGCCGGCACCACTTTGCTCTTTTCAGGTGTGTTTTTGGGACTGGTGGGGATCACTTTCACCGTGATGGGATGGATAAAATATGATGGCATTACACACCTGGAGTGGACTCAGTTACTAGGGCCTATTCTGCTGTCTGTTGGGGTGACTTTTATTCTGATTGCTGTTTGTAAATTTAACATGCTTACATGCAAGCCCtgtaaagaaagagaagaaaatatctCAGAACTCGACCAGACTGCAAGTGGACAGTCCTTTGTCTTCACTGGCATTAACCAACCTATAACTTTTCATGGTGCCACAGTGGTACAGTACATCCCTCCACCCTACCCAGCCCAAGAAGGCATTGCTGTGAATCCTGGTTACCTTCATccagtgctcagctgctgcagtgctgtttcctccagcatctcaacaatTCCcacaccaggctctgctcacttctgCCCTGCCTACCCCCTGGACAACCCAGCTTTTACTGGAGATGAGAACTACACTACTTATCCTGCAGAGAATACCAGGAATCAGAG GTCAGACAACAGTCCTGATGAACCAGAAGAACTGCTGGAAGACTACAGCTGTAATGACTTGTCACCTCCACCTTATGAGGAAATATACCCACTGTCTTCATAG